The following are encoded together in the Myxocyprinus asiaticus isolate MX2 ecotype Aquarium Trade chromosome 7, UBuf_Myxa_2, whole genome shotgun sequence genome:
- the LOC127443664 gene encoding protocadherin-10-like isoform X5 codes for MILLFLFFSVLDGGLSQLHFSVPEEQERGTVVGNIAEDLGLDITKLSSRRFQTVPSSRTPYLEINLENGALVVNERIDREEICRQTVPCLLHLEVFLENPLELFRVEIEVMDINDNPPSFPETEITVEITESATPGTRFPVENAFDPDVGTNALSTYAITTNNYFYLDVQTQGDGNRFAELVLDKPLDREQQAVHRYVLTAMDGGQPQRTGTALLVVKVLDSNDNAPTFDQSVYSVSLRENSPVGTLVIQLNATDMDEGQNGEIVYSLSSHNPPRIRDLFNIDSRTGRIEVTGEVDYEESSTHQIYVQAKDMGANSVPAHCKVLVKLIDVNDNTPEISFSTVTESVSEQAATGTVIALLSVTDRDSGENGQMTCELHGEVPFKLKSSFKNYYTIVTDGPLDREKAESYTLTVLAKDKGVPSLSTSKSIKVHVSDENDNAPRFMQSVYDVYVTENNVPGAYIYAVSAVDPDVGQNAYVTYSILECEIQGMSILTYVSINSENGYLYALRSFDYEQIKEFSFMVHAKDSGAPELTANATVNVLIVDQNDNAPSIIAPLGKNGTAREHLPRSAEPGYLVTRIVATDADDGENARLSYSILRGNELGMFRMDWRTGELRTARRVSSKRDPPHPYDLLIEVRDHGQPPLSSSASINVVLVDSVVVGRSGDRGSVKSKEGSLDLTLILIIALGSVSFIFLLAMIVLAVRCQKDKKLNIYTCMAGDSCCQCCSRQARGRKKKLSKSDIMLVQSTNVTSTAQVPVEESGNFGSHHQNQNYCYQVCLTPESAKTDLMFLKPCSPSRSTDTEHKPCGAIVTGYTDQQPDIISNGGILSSETKHQRTELSYLVDRPRRVNSSAFQEADIVSSKDSGHGDSEQGDSDHDATNRGHTAARKRIS; via the exons ATGATTTTGCTATTTCTCTTCTTCTCGGTCTTGGATGGAGGGCTATCGCAGCTGCACTTCTCGGTACCGGAGGAGCAGGAGCGCGGGACGGTTGTGGGAAATATCGCCGAAGATCTGGGGCTGGACATCACCAAACTTTCCTCGCGCCGTTTCCAGACCGTGCCTAGCTCGCGCACGCCGTACCTGGAGATAAACTTGGAGAACGGCGCGCTGGTGGTGAACGAGCGCATCGACAGAGAGGAGATATGTCGCCAGACCGTCCCGTGCCTCCTGCACCTCGAAGTGTTTTTGGAGAACCCGCTCGAGCTGTTCCGTGTCGAAATCGAGGTGATGGATATTAACGACAATCCTCCGAGTTTCCCGGAGACGGAAATCACCGTGGAGATCACCGAAAGCGCCACACCGGGCACCCGGTTCCCTGTGGAGAATGCCTTCGATCCAGATGTGGGGACTAATGCCCTGAGCACCTACGCAATCACCACCAACAACTACTTTTACTTGGACGTTCAGACTCAAGGCGACGGCAACCGCTTCGCGGAGCTCGTGCTGGATAAACCCTTGGACCGGGAGCAGCAAGCGGTGCATCGCTACGTTCTCACCGCCATGGACGGAGGGCAGCCGCAAAGGACCGGCACCGCATTGCTGGTGGTTAAAGTGCTGGATTCCAACGACAACGCGCCCACGTTCGATCAATCGGTGTACTCTGTGAGCTTGCGCGAGAACTCTCCAGTTGGCACGCTCGTTATTCAGCTGAACGCCACTGATATGGATGAGGGCCAAAACGGAGAGATTGTTTACTCTTTAAGTAGTCACAATCCGCCGCGCATTCGGGATCTGTTTAACATTGACTCGCGCACCGGGAGGATTGAAGTGACCGGCGAGGTGGATTACGAGGAGAGCAGCACCCATCAGATCTACGTGCAGGCGAAAGACATGGGAGCGAACTCCGTGCCCGCGCACTGCAAAGTTCTGGTCAAACTCATCGACGTGAACGACAACACACCGGAGATCAGTTTCAGCACCGTCACCGAGTCGGTGAGCGAGCAGGCTGCCACGGGCACGGTGATCGCTTTGCTGAGCGTCACAGACCGTGACTCCGGCGAGAACGGACAGATGACATGCGAGCTGCACGGCGAGGTGCCGTTCAAACTCAAATCGTCTTTCAAAAACTATTACACCATCGTCACGGACGGTCCGCTGGATCGCGAAAAAGCGGAGTCGTACACACTCACGGTGCTCGCGAAAGATAAGGGGGTGCCCTCTCTCTCCACGAGCAAGTCTATCAAAGTTCACGTTTCGGACGAAAATGACAATGCACCCAGGTTCATGCAGTCGGTTTACGACGTGTATGTGACGGAGAATAATGTCCCGGGCGCTTACATTTACGCGGTAAGCGCCGTGGACCCTGATGTTGGACAGAACGCCTATGTCACTTACTCCATATTGGAGTGCGAAATACAGGGTATGTCCATTTTAACCTACGTGTCAATCAACTCCGAGAACGGCTATCTATATGCGCTGCGCTCTTTCGATTACGAGCAGATCAAAGAGTTCAGTTTTATGGTGCATGCCAAGGACTCCGGTGCCCCCGAGCTAACTGCCAACGCCACCGTTAATGTCCTCATCGTGGACCAGAACGACAATGCGCCGTCTATAATTGCGCCTCTCGGCAAAAACGGCACCGCGAGGGAACATTTACCCCGATCAGCCGAACCTGGATACCTGGTGACCCGTATTGTAGCCACAGATGCGGATGATGGCGAAAACGCTCGCCTATCTTACAGCATCCTCCGGGGAAACGAGCTCGGGATGTTCCGGATGGACTGGAGAACCGGCGAGCTGCGCACCGCGCGTCGGGTGTCCAGCAAACGGGACCCTCCGCACCCGTACGACCTGTTGATCGAGGTGCGCGATCATGGGCAGCCGCCGCTCTCCTCCTCGGCGAGCATTAACGTGGTGCTCGTGGACAGCGTGGTAGTGGGCCGGAGCGGCGACCGGGGCTCTGTAAAGTCCAAAGAAGGCTCTCTGGACCTCACACTCATCCTCATCATCGCGCTCGGCTCCGTGTCCTTCATCTTCCTCCTCGCGATGATCGTGCTGGCGGTGCGCtgccaaaaggacaaaaaactcaATATCTATACGTGCATGGCCGGAGACTCGTGCTGTCAGTGTTGCAGTCGCCAGGCGCGCGGACGCAAGAAGAAACTCAGTAAATCAGACATCATGCTCGTGCAGAGCACTAACGTGACAAGCACGGCACAAGTGCCGGTGGAGGAGTCCGGAAACTTCGGCTCGCACCACCAGAACCAGAACTACTGCTACCAGGTATGCCTGACACCGGAGTCCGCTAAAACCGACCTGATGTTCCTCAAACCGTGCAGCCCATCCCGGAGCACAGACACAGAGCACAAACCGTGCGGAGCAATCGTTACCGGATACACGGATCAGCAACCAGACATCATCTCCAACGGGGGCATTTTATCAAGCgag ACCAAACACCAGAGAACTGAGCTCAGTTACCTGGTGGATAGACCCCGTCGCGTGAACAG TTCAGCATTTCAAGAGGCAGATATCGTCAGTTCTAAAGACAGTGGACATGGCGATAGCGAACAAGGTGACAGCGACCATGATGCCACCAACCGTGGCCACACAGCAG
- the LOC127443664 gene encoding protocadherin-10-like isoform X3, giving the protein MILLFLFFSVLDGGLSQLHFSVPEEQERGTVVGNIAEDLGLDITKLSSRRFQTVPSSRTPYLEINLENGALVVNERIDREEICRQTVPCLLHLEVFLENPLELFRVEIEVMDINDNPPSFPETEITVEITESATPGTRFPVENAFDPDVGTNALSTYAITTNNYFYLDVQTQGDGNRFAELVLDKPLDREQQAVHRYVLTAMDGGQPQRTGTALLVVKVLDSNDNAPTFDQSVYSVSLRENSPVGTLVIQLNATDMDEGQNGEIVYSLSSHNPPRIRDLFNIDSRTGRIEVTGEVDYEESSTHQIYVQAKDMGANSVPAHCKVLVKLIDVNDNTPEISFSTVTESVSEQAATGTVIALLSVTDRDSGENGQMTCELHGEVPFKLKSSFKNYYTIVTDGPLDREKAESYTLTVLAKDKGVPSLSTSKSIKVHVSDENDNAPRFMQSVYDVYVTENNVPGAYIYAVSAVDPDVGQNAYVTYSILECEIQGMSILTYVSINSENGYLYALRSFDYEQIKEFSFMVHAKDSGAPELTANATVNVLIVDQNDNAPSIIAPLGKNGTAREHLPRSAEPGYLVTRIVATDADDGENARLSYSILRGNELGMFRMDWRTGELRTARRVSSKRDPPHPYDLLIEVRDHGQPPLSSSASINVVLVDSVVVGRSGDRGSVKSKEGSLDLTLILIIALGSVSFIFLLAMIVLAVRCQKDKKLNIYTCMAGDSCCQCCSRQARGRKKKLSKSDIMLVQSTNVTSTAQVPVEESGNFGSHHQNQNYCYQVCLTPESAKTDLMFLKPCSPSRSTDTEHKPCGAIVTGYTDQQPDIISNGGILSSETKHQRTELSYLVDRPRRVNSSAFQEADIVSSKDSGHGDSEQGDSDHDATNRGHTAGADLFSNCTEECKALGHSDRCWMPSFMPGDSRQGADYRSNLHVPGMDAVPDTEHAKGFPSTFRVDIPEKASVGCLETD; this is encoded by the exons ATGATTTTGCTATTTCTCTTCTTCTCGGTCTTGGATGGAGGGCTATCGCAGCTGCACTTCTCGGTACCGGAGGAGCAGGAGCGCGGGACGGTTGTGGGAAATATCGCCGAAGATCTGGGGCTGGACATCACCAAACTTTCCTCGCGCCGTTTCCAGACCGTGCCTAGCTCGCGCACGCCGTACCTGGAGATAAACTTGGAGAACGGCGCGCTGGTGGTGAACGAGCGCATCGACAGAGAGGAGATATGTCGCCAGACCGTCCCGTGCCTCCTGCACCTCGAAGTGTTTTTGGAGAACCCGCTCGAGCTGTTCCGTGTCGAAATCGAGGTGATGGATATTAACGACAATCCTCCGAGTTTCCCGGAGACGGAAATCACCGTGGAGATCACCGAAAGCGCCACACCGGGCACCCGGTTCCCTGTGGAGAATGCCTTCGATCCAGATGTGGGGACTAATGCCCTGAGCACCTACGCAATCACCACCAACAACTACTTTTACTTGGACGTTCAGACTCAAGGCGACGGCAACCGCTTCGCGGAGCTCGTGCTGGATAAACCCTTGGACCGGGAGCAGCAAGCGGTGCATCGCTACGTTCTCACCGCCATGGACGGAGGGCAGCCGCAAAGGACCGGCACCGCATTGCTGGTGGTTAAAGTGCTGGATTCCAACGACAACGCGCCCACGTTCGATCAATCGGTGTACTCTGTGAGCTTGCGCGAGAACTCTCCAGTTGGCACGCTCGTTATTCAGCTGAACGCCACTGATATGGATGAGGGCCAAAACGGAGAGATTGTTTACTCTTTAAGTAGTCACAATCCGCCGCGCATTCGGGATCTGTTTAACATTGACTCGCGCACCGGGAGGATTGAAGTGACCGGCGAGGTGGATTACGAGGAGAGCAGCACCCATCAGATCTACGTGCAGGCGAAAGACATGGGAGCGAACTCCGTGCCCGCGCACTGCAAAGTTCTGGTCAAACTCATCGACGTGAACGACAACACACCGGAGATCAGTTTCAGCACCGTCACCGAGTCGGTGAGCGAGCAGGCTGCCACGGGCACGGTGATCGCTTTGCTGAGCGTCACAGACCGTGACTCCGGCGAGAACGGACAGATGACATGCGAGCTGCACGGCGAGGTGCCGTTCAAACTCAAATCGTCTTTCAAAAACTATTACACCATCGTCACGGACGGTCCGCTGGATCGCGAAAAAGCGGAGTCGTACACACTCACGGTGCTCGCGAAAGATAAGGGGGTGCCCTCTCTCTCCACGAGCAAGTCTATCAAAGTTCACGTTTCGGACGAAAATGACAATGCACCCAGGTTCATGCAGTCGGTTTACGACGTGTATGTGACGGAGAATAATGTCCCGGGCGCTTACATTTACGCGGTAAGCGCCGTGGACCCTGATGTTGGACAGAACGCCTATGTCACTTACTCCATATTGGAGTGCGAAATACAGGGTATGTCCATTTTAACCTACGTGTCAATCAACTCCGAGAACGGCTATCTATATGCGCTGCGCTCTTTCGATTACGAGCAGATCAAAGAGTTCAGTTTTATGGTGCATGCCAAGGACTCCGGTGCCCCCGAGCTAACTGCCAACGCCACCGTTAATGTCCTCATCGTGGACCAGAACGACAATGCGCCGTCTATAATTGCGCCTCTCGGCAAAAACGGCACCGCGAGGGAACATTTACCCCGATCAGCCGAACCTGGATACCTGGTGACCCGTATTGTAGCCACAGATGCGGATGATGGCGAAAACGCTCGCCTATCTTACAGCATCCTCCGGGGAAACGAGCTCGGGATGTTCCGGATGGACTGGAGAACCGGCGAGCTGCGCACCGCGCGTCGGGTGTCCAGCAAACGGGACCCTCCGCACCCGTACGACCTGTTGATCGAGGTGCGCGATCATGGGCAGCCGCCGCTCTCCTCCTCGGCGAGCATTAACGTGGTGCTCGTGGACAGCGTGGTAGTGGGCCGGAGCGGCGACCGGGGCTCTGTAAAGTCCAAAGAAGGCTCTCTGGACCTCACACTCATCCTCATCATCGCGCTCGGCTCCGTGTCCTTCATCTTCCTCCTCGCGATGATCGTGCTGGCGGTGCGCtgccaaaaggacaaaaaactcaATATCTATACGTGCATGGCCGGAGACTCGTGCTGTCAGTGTTGCAGTCGCCAGGCGCGCGGACGCAAGAAGAAACTCAGTAAATCAGACATCATGCTCGTGCAGAGCACTAACGTGACAAGCACGGCACAAGTGCCGGTGGAGGAGTCCGGAAACTTCGGCTCGCACCACCAGAACCAGAACTACTGCTACCAGGTATGCCTGACACCGGAGTCCGCTAAAACCGACCTGATGTTCCTCAAACCGTGCAGCCCATCCCGGAGCACAGACACAGAGCACAAACCGTGCGGAGCAATCGTTACCGGATACACGGATCAGCAACCAGACATCATCTCCAACGGGGGCATTTTATCAAGCgag ACCAAACACCAGAGAACTGAGCTCAGTTACCTGGTGGATAGACCCCGTCGCGTGAACAG TTCAGCATTTCAAGAGGCAGATATCGTCAGTTCTAAAGACAGTGGACATGGCGATAGCGAACAAGGTGACAGCGACCATGATGCCACCAACCGTGGCCACACAGCAG
- the LOC127443664 gene encoding protocadherin-10-like isoform X4: MILLFLFFSVLDGGLSQLHFSVPEEQERGTVVGNIAEDLGLDITKLSSRRFQTVPSSRTPYLEINLENGALVVNERIDREEICRQTVPCLLHLEVFLENPLELFRVEIEVMDINDNPPSFPETEITVEITESATPGTRFPVENAFDPDVGTNALSTYAITTNNYFYLDVQTQGDGNRFAELVLDKPLDREQQAVHRYVLTAMDGGQPQRTGTALLVVKVLDSNDNAPTFDQSVYSVSLRENSPVGTLVIQLNATDMDEGQNGEIVYSLSSHNPPRIRDLFNIDSRTGRIEVTGEVDYEESSTHQIYVQAKDMGANSVPAHCKVLVKLIDVNDNTPEISFSTVTESVSEQAATGTVIALLSVTDRDSGENGQMTCELHGEVPFKLKSSFKNYYTIVTDGPLDREKAESYTLTVLAKDKGVPSLSTSKSIKVHVSDENDNAPRFMQSVYDVYVTENNVPGAYIYAVSAVDPDVGQNAYVTYSILECEIQGMSILTYVSINSENGYLYALRSFDYEQIKEFSFMVHAKDSGAPELTANATVNVLIVDQNDNAPSIIAPLGKNGTAREHLPRSAEPGYLVTRIVATDADDGENARLSYSILRGNELGMFRMDWRTGELRTARRVSSKRDPPHPYDLLIEVRDHGQPPLSSSASINVVLVDSVVVGRSGDRGSVKSKEGSLDLTLILIIALGSVSFIFLLAMIVLAVRCQKDKKLNIYTCMAGDSCCQCCSRQARGRKKKLSKSDIMLVQSTNVTSTAQVPVEESGNFGSHHQNQNYCYQVCLTPESAKTDLMFLKPCSPSRSTDTEHKPCGAIVTGYTDQQPDIISNGGILSSETKHQRTELSYLVDRPRRVNSSAFQEADIVSSKDSGHGDSEQGDSDHDATNRGHTAGADLFSNCTEECKALGHSDRCWMPSFMPGDSRQGADYRSNLHVPGMDAVPDTEHAKGFPSTFRVDIPEKA, translated from the exons ATGATTTTGCTATTTCTCTTCTTCTCGGTCTTGGATGGAGGGCTATCGCAGCTGCACTTCTCGGTACCGGAGGAGCAGGAGCGCGGGACGGTTGTGGGAAATATCGCCGAAGATCTGGGGCTGGACATCACCAAACTTTCCTCGCGCCGTTTCCAGACCGTGCCTAGCTCGCGCACGCCGTACCTGGAGATAAACTTGGAGAACGGCGCGCTGGTGGTGAACGAGCGCATCGACAGAGAGGAGATATGTCGCCAGACCGTCCCGTGCCTCCTGCACCTCGAAGTGTTTTTGGAGAACCCGCTCGAGCTGTTCCGTGTCGAAATCGAGGTGATGGATATTAACGACAATCCTCCGAGTTTCCCGGAGACGGAAATCACCGTGGAGATCACCGAAAGCGCCACACCGGGCACCCGGTTCCCTGTGGAGAATGCCTTCGATCCAGATGTGGGGACTAATGCCCTGAGCACCTACGCAATCACCACCAACAACTACTTTTACTTGGACGTTCAGACTCAAGGCGACGGCAACCGCTTCGCGGAGCTCGTGCTGGATAAACCCTTGGACCGGGAGCAGCAAGCGGTGCATCGCTACGTTCTCACCGCCATGGACGGAGGGCAGCCGCAAAGGACCGGCACCGCATTGCTGGTGGTTAAAGTGCTGGATTCCAACGACAACGCGCCCACGTTCGATCAATCGGTGTACTCTGTGAGCTTGCGCGAGAACTCTCCAGTTGGCACGCTCGTTATTCAGCTGAACGCCACTGATATGGATGAGGGCCAAAACGGAGAGATTGTTTACTCTTTAAGTAGTCACAATCCGCCGCGCATTCGGGATCTGTTTAACATTGACTCGCGCACCGGGAGGATTGAAGTGACCGGCGAGGTGGATTACGAGGAGAGCAGCACCCATCAGATCTACGTGCAGGCGAAAGACATGGGAGCGAACTCCGTGCCCGCGCACTGCAAAGTTCTGGTCAAACTCATCGACGTGAACGACAACACACCGGAGATCAGTTTCAGCACCGTCACCGAGTCGGTGAGCGAGCAGGCTGCCACGGGCACGGTGATCGCTTTGCTGAGCGTCACAGACCGTGACTCCGGCGAGAACGGACAGATGACATGCGAGCTGCACGGCGAGGTGCCGTTCAAACTCAAATCGTCTTTCAAAAACTATTACACCATCGTCACGGACGGTCCGCTGGATCGCGAAAAAGCGGAGTCGTACACACTCACGGTGCTCGCGAAAGATAAGGGGGTGCCCTCTCTCTCCACGAGCAAGTCTATCAAAGTTCACGTTTCGGACGAAAATGACAATGCACCCAGGTTCATGCAGTCGGTTTACGACGTGTATGTGACGGAGAATAATGTCCCGGGCGCTTACATTTACGCGGTAAGCGCCGTGGACCCTGATGTTGGACAGAACGCCTATGTCACTTACTCCATATTGGAGTGCGAAATACAGGGTATGTCCATTTTAACCTACGTGTCAATCAACTCCGAGAACGGCTATCTATATGCGCTGCGCTCTTTCGATTACGAGCAGATCAAAGAGTTCAGTTTTATGGTGCATGCCAAGGACTCCGGTGCCCCCGAGCTAACTGCCAACGCCACCGTTAATGTCCTCATCGTGGACCAGAACGACAATGCGCCGTCTATAATTGCGCCTCTCGGCAAAAACGGCACCGCGAGGGAACATTTACCCCGATCAGCCGAACCTGGATACCTGGTGACCCGTATTGTAGCCACAGATGCGGATGATGGCGAAAACGCTCGCCTATCTTACAGCATCCTCCGGGGAAACGAGCTCGGGATGTTCCGGATGGACTGGAGAACCGGCGAGCTGCGCACCGCGCGTCGGGTGTCCAGCAAACGGGACCCTCCGCACCCGTACGACCTGTTGATCGAGGTGCGCGATCATGGGCAGCCGCCGCTCTCCTCCTCGGCGAGCATTAACGTGGTGCTCGTGGACAGCGTGGTAGTGGGCCGGAGCGGCGACCGGGGCTCTGTAAAGTCCAAAGAAGGCTCTCTGGACCTCACACTCATCCTCATCATCGCGCTCGGCTCCGTGTCCTTCATCTTCCTCCTCGCGATGATCGTGCTGGCGGTGCGCtgccaaaaggacaaaaaactcaATATCTATACGTGCATGGCCGGAGACTCGTGCTGTCAGTGTTGCAGTCGCCAGGCGCGCGGACGCAAGAAGAAACTCAGTAAATCAGACATCATGCTCGTGCAGAGCACTAACGTGACAAGCACGGCACAAGTGCCGGTGGAGGAGTCCGGAAACTTCGGCTCGCACCACCAGAACCAGAACTACTGCTACCAGGTATGCCTGACACCGGAGTCCGCTAAAACCGACCTGATGTTCCTCAAACCGTGCAGCCCATCCCGGAGCACAGACACAGAGCACAAACCGTGCGGAGCAATCGTTACCGGATACACGGATCAGCAACCAGACATCATCTCCAACGGGGGCATTTTATCAAGCgag ACCAAACACCAGAGAACTGAGCTCAGTTACCTGGTGGATAGACCCCGTCGCGTGAACAG TTCAGCATTTCAAGAGGCAGATATCGTCAGTTCTAAAGACAGTGGACATGGCGATAGCGAACAAGGTGACAGCGACCATGATGCCACCAACCGTGGCCACACAGCAG